In Alphaproteobacteria bacterium, one genomic interval encodes:
- the trpB gene encoding tryptophan synthase subunit beta yields MNNKLPDINGYFGDFGGRYVAESLMPLILEVEKAFKQAVKNKKFKKQLEYYNNHYSGRPSPLYFAENLSKELGPKIYLKRDELNHTGSHKINNCIGQALLAKHMGKTRIIAETGAGQHGVATATICALFGLKCVIYMGKKDTERQSPNLFRMKLLGAKVVSVDSGSGTLKAAMNEAIRDWVSNVDDTYYLIGTAAGPHPYPEMVKYFQSVIGLEARKQILKVEKKLPNYVIACIGGGSNAIGLFSAFYNDKDTKLIGIEAGGKGIDSNNHAASLNCGKAGILHGNKSYYIQDENGQIADTYSISAGLDYPGIGPEHAFLKENARASYYAATDDDALNGFQKLSKIEGIIPALEPAHAIGWLFKNKKSFSTNDLIILNLCGRGDKDIYTVAKALNIEI; encoded by the coding sequence ATGAACAATAAACTTCCTGATATAAATGGTTATTTTGGTGATTTTGGTGGCAGGTATGTTGCTGAGTCCTTGATGCCTCTAATTTTAGAGGTTGAAAAAGCTTTTAAGCAAGCTGTAAAAAATAAAAAATTCAAAAAACAGCTAGAATATTATAATAATCATTATTCTGGTAGACCTTCACCTTTATATTTTGCTGAAAATTTAAGTAAAGAATTAGGGCCAAAAATATATTTAAAAAGAGATGAGTTAAACCATACTGGCTCTCACAAAATAAATAACTGTATAGGTCAGGCATTGTTAGCAAAACATATGGGTAAAACCAGAATTATTGCAGAAACAGGAGCTGGACAACATGGTGTTGCAACTGCAACTATATGTGCATTATTTGGATTAAAATGCGTTATTTACATGGGTAAAAAAGACACGGAAAGACAAAGCCCTAACCTTTTTAGAATGAAATTATTAGGTGCCAAAGTTGTGTCAGTTGATTCTGGAAGTGGAACATTAAAAGCTGCCATGAATGAAGCTATAAGAGACTGGGTTTCAAATGTAGATGACACATATTATTTAATAGGTACAGCAGCAGGTCCTCACCCCTACCCAGAAATGGTGAAATATTTTCAATCTGTAATAGGCTTAGAAGCAAGAAAGCAAATTTTAAAAGTTGAAAAAAAACTACCAAACTATGTAATAGCTTGTATTGGTGGCGGCTCTAATGCTATAGGTTTGTTTAGTGCTTTTTATAATGACAAAGATACAAAGTTGATAGGAATAGAAGCAGGTGGCAAAGGAATTGACAGTAATAATCACGCAGCAAGCTTAAATTGTGGTAAAGCTGGAATTTTGCATGGCAATAAGTCCTATTACATACAAGATGAGAATGGTCAAATTGCAGATACTTATTCTATATCTGCTGGGTTAGATTATCCAGGAATTGGCCCAGAACATGCTTTTTTAAAAGAAAATGCTAGAGCTAGTTATTATGCTGCAACTGATGATGATGCTTTAAATGGCTTTCAAAAATTATCTAAAATAGAGGGAATAATTCCTGCCTTAGAACCTGCCCATGCGATTGGTTGGTTATTTAAAAATAAAAAGAGTTTTTCCACTAACGATCTGATAATATTAAATTTGTGTGGTCGTGGAGATAAAGATATATACACAGTAGCAAAAGCGTTAAATATAGAAATATAA
- a CDS encoding tryptophan synthase subunit alpha gives MHIEEKLNSLKSTALVSYVMAGYPDLDTTYEIIDSLIKSGSDVIELGVPFSDPSADGKAIQLAAEYALAKNISIDDCFNLVKKIELEHPDIPVILMGYFNPIFNYGIDKFIIDANKAGVKGLIIVDLPFEEHKHYPKLFNSKIPIINLITPATIGTRLEKILSSAKGFLYYISVFGITGTKTPDLEKANKEAKRLKNLTNKKIGLGFGIKSKDQIKQIENNFDLVIIGSAYCKIINEFKANKEKLLVEIRKFNLSLR, from the coding sequence ATGCATATAGAAGAAAAATTAAATTCATTAAAAAGCACTGCTTTAGTTTCATATGTTATGGCTGGTTATCCAGATTTGGATACGACCTATGAAATTATTGATAGTTTAATTAAGTCAGGATCAGATGTAATAGAGCTGGGCGTTCCTTTTTCAGACCCAAGTGCAGATGGTAAAGCTATACAGCTTGCAGCAGAATATGCTCTGGCAAAAAACATATCTATAGATGATTGTTTTAATTTAGTAAAAAAAATAGAATTAGAGCACCCTGATATTCCAGTGATCTTAATGGGTTATTTTAACCCTATATTTAATTATGGCATAGATAAGTTTATCATAGATGCTAATAAGGCTGGTGTAAAAGGCCTTATTATAGTTGATTTGCCTTTTGAAGAGCACAAACATTACCCAAAACTATTTAACAGTAAAATTCCTATTATTAACTTAATTACTCCTGCAACTATAGGTACTAGATTAGAAAAAATACTGTCATCAGCTAAAGGTTTTTTATATTACATTTCAGTATTTGGTATTACTGGCACAAAAACACCAGATTTAGAAAAAGCAAACAAAGAGGCTAAGCGCTTAAAAAACCTAACTAATAAAAAGATAGGTCTTGGTTTTGGTATCAAAAGCAAAGATCAAATTAAGCAAATAGAAAATAATTTTGACCTTGTAATTATAGGCTCTGCTTATTGCAAAATAATCAATGAATTTAAAGCTAATAAGGAAAAATTATTAGTAGAAATAAGGAAATTTAATTTAAGTCTTAGATAG